A genomic window from Pseudocitrobacter corydidari includes:
- the hslU gene encoding HslU--HslV peptidase ATPase subunit has protein sequence MSEMTPREIVSELNKHIIGQDAAKRSVAIALRNRWRRMQLDEELRHEVTPKNILMIGPTGVGKTEIARRLAKLANAPFIKVEATKFTEVGYVGKEVDSIIRDLTDSAIKMVRVQSIEKNRFRAEEMAEERILDVLIPPAKNNWGQAEQQAEPSAARQAFRKKLREGQLDDKEIEIDLAAAPMGVEIMAPPGMEEMTSQLQSMFQNLGGQKQKPRKLKIKDAMKLLIEEEAAKLVNPEELKQDAIDAVEQHGIVFIDEIDKICKRGESSGPDVSREGVQRDLLPLVEGCTVSTKHGMVKTDHILFIASGAFQVAKPSDLIPELQGRLPIRVELQALTTSDFERILTEPNASVTVQYKALMATEGVNIEFTESGIKRIAEAAWQVNETTENIGARRLHTVLERLMEDISYDASDLNGQSITIDAEYVSKHLDALVADEDLSRFIL, from the coding sequence ATGTCTGAAATGACCCCACGCGAAATTGTCAGCGAACTGAACAAACACATTATTGGTCAGGACGCGGCCAAACGCTCCGTTGCGATCGCCTTACGTAACCGCTGGCGTCGTATGCAGCTTGATGAAGAGCTGCGTCACGAAGTAACCCCGAAAAACATTCTGATGATCGGCCCGACCGGTGTCGGTAAAACCGAAATCGCGCGTCGTCTGGCCAAGCTGGCTAATGCGCCGTTCATCAAAGTTGAAGCGACCAAGTTCACCGAAGTGGGCTATGTGGGTAAAGAAGTGGATTCCATCATCCGCGATCTGACCGATTCCGCCATCAAAATGGTGCGCGTGCAGTCCATCGAGAAAAACCGCTTCCGCGCCGAAGAGATGGCGGAAGAGCGTATCCTCGACGTGCTGATCCCCCCGGCCAAAAACAACTGGGGCCAGGCAGAGCAGCAGGCTGAACCCTCTGCCGCGCGTCAGGCATTCCGCAAAAAACTGCGTGAAGGCCAACTGGACGATAAAGAGATTGAAATCGATCTCGCTGCTGCACCGATGGGCGTTGAAATCATGGCGCCTCCGGGAATGGAAGAGATGACCAGCCAGCTGCAGTCGATGTTCCAGAACCTCGGCGGGCAGAAACAGAAACCGCGTAAGCTGAAAATCAAAGATGCGATGAAGCTGTTGATTGAAGAAGAAGCGGCGAAGCTGGTGAACCCGGAAGAGCTGAAACAAGACGCTATCGACGCGGTTGAGCAGCACGGTATCGTGTTCATCGACGAAATCGACAAAATCTGTAAGCGTGGCGAATCCTCCGGCCCGGACGTTTCCCGCGAAGGTGTACAGCGTGACCTGCTGCCGCTGGTAGAAGGCTGCACCGTGTCCACCAAGCACGGTATGGTGAAAACAGATCACATTCTGTTTATCGCCTCCGGTGCATTCCAGGTGGCAAAACCGTCTGACCTGATCCCGGAACTGCAGGGCCGTCTGCCGATTCGCGTTGAGCTGCAGGCGCTGACCACCAGCGACTTCGAACGCATCCTGACCGAACCGAATGCGTCCGTTACCGTTCAGTACAAAGCGCTGATGGCAACCGAAGGCGTGAACATTGAGTTCACCGAATCCGGTATCAAGCGTATTGCCGAAGCCGCGTGGCAGGTCAACGAAACCACCGAGAACATCGGTGCACGTCGTCTGCACACGGTTCTGGAGCGTTTAATGGAAGATATTTCCTATGACGCCAGTGATTTGAATGGCCAGAGCATCACAATTGATGCGGAATACGTGAGCAAACACCTGGATGCACTGGTTGCAGATGAAGATCTGAGCCGTTTTATCCTATAA
- the metB gene encoding cystathionine gamma-synthase produces the protein MTRKQATIAVRSGLNDDEQYGCVVPPIHLSSTYNFTGFNEPRAHDYSRRGNPTRDVVQRALAELEGGAGAVMTNTGMSAIHLVTTVFLKPGDLLVAPHDCYGGSYRLFDSLAKRGCYRVKFVDQGNEQALRAALEEKPKLVLVESPSNPLLRVVDIAKICELAREVGAVSVVDNTFLSPALQNPLALGADLVLHSCTKYLNGHSDVVAGVVIAKDPETVTELAWWANNIGVTGSAFDSYLLLRGLRTLSPRMEVAQRNAYAIVDFLKNQPLVKKLYHPSLPENQGHEIAARQQKGFGAMLSFELDGDEQTLRRFLSGLSLFTLAESLGGVESLISHAATMTHAGMAPEARAAAGISETLLRISTGIEDSEDLIADLENGFRVAAEG, from the coding sequence ATGACCCGTAAACAAGCCACCATCGCAGTGCGCAGCGGTTTAAATGACGACGAACAGTATGGCTGCGTTGTCCCGCCGATTCATCTCTCCAGTACCTATAATTTCACCGGTTTTAATGAGCCTCGCGCGCACGACTATTCGCGTCGCGGCAACCCGACGCGTGATGTGGTCCAGCGAGCGTTGGCCGAGCTGGAAGGTGGCGCGGGCGCGGTGATGACCAATACGGGTATGTCGGCGATTCACCTGGTGACGACCGTGTTCCTGAAGCCGGGCGACCTGCTGGTGGCCCCGCACGACTGCTACGGTGGCAGCTACCGTCTTTTCGACAGCCTGGCAAAACGCGGCTGTTACCGCGTGAAGTTCGTTGATCAAGGTAACGAACAGGCGCTGCGTGCGGCGCTGGAAGAGAAACCGAAACTGGTACTGGTCGAAAGTCCGAGTAATCCGCTGTTACGCGTGGTGGATATCGCGAAAATATGTGAACTGGCGCGGGAAGTCGGCGCGGTCAGCGTGGTGGATAACACCTTCCTGAGCCCGGCGCTGCAAAATCCGCTGGCATTGGGCGCGGATCTGGTGTTGCATTCATGTACTAAATATTTGAACGGCCACTCTGATGTGGTTGCCGGGGTGGTGATTGCCAAAGATCCGGAAACCGTCACCGAACTGGCCTGGTGGGCGAACAATATCGGCGTGACCGGTAGCGCCTTCGACAGCTATTTATTGCTGCGCGGTTTGCGCACGCTGTCGCCGCGCATGGAAGTGGCGCAACGCAACGCCTACGCGATTGTCGATTTCCTGAAAAACCAGCCGCTGGTGAAAAAACTGTATCATCCTTCTTTGCCGGAAAATCAGGGCCACGAAATTGCCGCCCGCCAGCAGAAAGGGTTTGGCGCGATGCTCAGCTTTGAACTGGACGGCGACGAGCAAACGCTACGCCGCTTCCTGAGCGGGCTGTCGCTGTTTACGCTGGCGGAATCGCTGGGTGGCGTTGAGAGCTTAATCTCCCACGCCGCTACGATGACCCATGCGGGCATGGCGCCTGAAGCGCGCGCCGCCGCCGGGATTTCTGAGACGCTGTTGCGTATCTCAACCGGTATTGAAGATAGTGAAGACTTAATTGCCGATCTGGAAAATGGCTTCCGGGTTGCAGCCGAGGGATAA
- a CDS encoding MFS transporter → MPGNENITEHGSAAIRPFGFRDKIGYLCGDLGTCFILGLVNSFLMIYYTNVLGVSGVIVGSLYFVTKLFDAFVDVTVGRLCDTSKLTATGRFNPWVRRMKYPFCIISVVLFLPFVHDFSYSAKIIYICCSYFIYGSLLSTVSIPYGAMSAAITSNPDERVSLSTYRSIGSAIGGGATGFFIPILMYTTLVDGSQVISGQHFFWISIGCAILGFIFLTLTCQLTTERVRVEKKESMPVSVLLKGLLRNKALIVLVVVDLLIVINQGLSGTNMTYLFNDYFHNKEAMSVALLFTFGSLVLLAPSASWLTKRFGKKEASVGALLFAVAMYLIMYFIHITDAKVYLVFLFLATLGAGLFNLMIWAFMTDVCDYHQYVTGDREDGTVYGVNFFARKVGQAFAGAIGGFMLAIIGYQSSSTGGAVQTSVVQENIYTMANLLPALCLFLAAVILIYFYPLNRKQTLKMEETLNKLNGISK, encoded by the coding sequence ATGCCTGGCAATGAAAATATCACGGAACATGGCAGTGCAGCCATCAGACCATTTGGATTCAGAGACAAAATCGGTTATTTATGTGGTGACCTGGGAACCTGTTTTATTCTTGGTTTGGTCAACAGTTTTTTAATGATTTATTACACAAACGTCCTCGGTGTTTCCGGCGTTATTGTCGGCTCGCTCTATTTCGTGACAAAACTCTTTGATGCATTTGTTGATGTCACCGTGGGACGTTTGTGCGATACCTCGAAACTGACGGCGACCGGGCGCTTTAACCCGTGGGTACGGCGTATGAAGTACCCGTTCTGCATTATTTCGGTAGTGCTTTTTCTGCCGTTTGTGCATGATTTTTCATATTCGGCGAAAATTATTTATATCTGTTGTTCCTATTTTATTTACGGCTCATTGTTATCGACCGTCAGTATTCCTTATGGCGCAATGTCAGCAGCCATTACCTCCAACCCGGATGAACGTGTTTCGCTTTCAACGTATCGCAGTATTGGTTCAGCGATCGGCGGCGGGGCAACCGGCTTCTTTATTCCTATTCTGATGTACACCACCCTGGTTGACGGAAGCCAGGTGATTTCCGGTCAGCACTTTTTCTGGATTTCAATTGGCTGCGCCATTCTGGGTTTTATCTTTTTAACGCTGACCTGCCAGCTCACCACCGAGCGTGTGCGTGTAGAGAAAAAAGAGAGCATGCCCGTTTCCGTTTTACTGAAAGGGTTGTTGCGTAATAAAGCGCTGATTGTTTTGGTGGTTGTGGATCTGCTGATCGTCATTAACCAGGGGCTTTCCGGTACCAATATGACCTACCTGTTTAATGACTATTTCCACAATAAAGAAGCGATGTCCGTCGCCCTGTTGTTTACCTTCGGCTCACTGGTGCTGCTGGCGCCGTCGGCGTCCTGGCTGACGAAGCGGTTTGGTAAAAAAGAGGCCAGCGTCGGCGCGCTGCTGTTTGCGGTGGCGATGTACCTGATCATGTATTTTATTCACATCACCGATGCGAAGGTGTACCTGGTATTCCTTTTCCTCGCGACGCTGGGGGCCGGGCTGTTCAACCTGATGATTTGGGCATTTATGACCGATGTCTGTGACTACCATCAGTATGTGACCGGCGATCGTGAAGATGGCACCGTTTATGGCGTGAACTTCTTCGCCCGTAAAGTGGGTCAGGCGTTCGCGGGGGCGATTGGCGGCTTTATGCTGGCGATTATCGGTTATCAGTCTTCATCGACCGGCGGCGCGGTGCAAACCAGCGTGGTACAGGAAAATATCTACACCATGGCCAACCTGTTACCGGCATTATGCTTGTTCCTGGCGGCAGTGATTTTGATTTACTTCTATCCGCTGAACCGGAAACAGACGCTAAAAATGGAAGAAACGCTGAATAAACTCAATGGGATCAGTAAGTAA
- the priA gene encoding primosomal protein N': protein MPVAHVALPVPLPRTFDYLLPEGLSAKAGCRVRVPFGKQERVGIVVSVSEKSELPLDELKPVIEVLDSEPVFTTSVWRLLLWAADYYHHPIGDVLFHALPILLRQGKPASHAPLWYWFATEQGQAVDINSLKRSPKQQQALAALRQGKIWRHQVAELEFTEAALQSLRSKGLSELASEAPALNDWREGYSAIGERLRLNTEQATAVGAIHSASDRFSAWLLAGVTGSGKTEVYLSVLENVLAQGKQALVMVPEIGLTPQTIARFRERFNAPVEVLHSGLNDSERLNAWLKAKSGEAAIVIGTRSSLFTPFKNLGVIVIDEEHDSSYKQQEGWRYHARDLAVWRAHSEQIPIILGSATPALETLLNVRQHKYHMLRLTRRAGNARPATQHVLDLKGQQLQAGLSPALINRMRQHLQADNQVILFLNRRGFAPTLLCHDCGWIAECPRCDSYYTLHQSQHHLRCHHCDSQRPIPRQCPSCGSTHLVPVGLGTEQLEQVLAPLFPGVPLSRIDRDTTSRKGALEQYLAEVHRGGARILIGTQMLAKGHHFPDVTLVALLDVDGALFSADFRSAERFAQLYTQVSGRAGRAGKQGEVVLQTHHPDHPLLQTLLYKGYDAFAEQALAERQTMQLPPWTSHVLIRAEDHNNQQAPVFLQQLRNLLQASPLADDKLWVLGPVPALAPKRGGRYRWQILLQHPSRVRLQHIVNGALVLINTLPEARKVKWVLDVDPIEG from the coding sequence ATGCCTGTTGCCCACGTCGCCCTGCCCGTTCCGCTACCGCGTACGTTTGACTATCTGCTGCCTGAAGGCCTCAGCGCAAAAGCGGGATGTCGCGTGCGCGTGCCGTTCGGCAAACAGGAGCGCGTTGGCATCGTCGTGTCGGTCAGCGAAAAAAGCGAACTGCCGCTGGATGAGCTGAAACCGGTCATTGAGGTCCTCGACAGCGAACCGGTGTTCACCACCTCGGTATGGCGACTGTTGCTGTGGGCGGCGGATTACTATCATCACCCGATTGGCGATGTGCTGTTCCACGCGCTGCCGATTCTGCTGCGTCAGGGCAAACCGGCCAGCCATGCGCCGCTGTGGTACTGGTTTGCCACCGAGCAGGGCCAGGCGGTGGATATCAACAGCCTGAAGCGCTCGCCAAAACAACAGCAGGCGCTGGCCGCGCTGCGTCAGGGAAAAATCTGGCGTCATCAGGTCGCGGAACTGGAATTTACCGAAGCGGCGTTACAGTCGCTGCGCAGCAAAGGGTTAAGCGAGCTGGCAAGCGAAGCCCCCGCGCTGAACGACTGGCGCGAAGGCTACTCCGCCATCGGCGAGCGGTTACGGCTCAACACAGAGCAGGCCACCGCCGTGGGCGCAATTCATAGCGCATCTGACCGCTTCTCTGCGTGGCTGCTGGCGGGGGTGACGGGTTCCGGTAAAACCGAAGTGTATCTCAGCGTGCTGGAAAACGTGCTGGCGCAGGGGAAACAGGCGCTGGTAATGGTGCCGGAAATCGGCCTGACGCCGCAGACCATCGCCCGCTTCCGCGAACGTTTTAACGCGCCCGTGGAAGTGCTGCACTCCGGGCTTAACGACAGCGAGCGCCTGAACGCCTGGCTGAAAGCCAAAAGCGGCGAGGCGGCGATCGTTATCGGCACGCGTTCTTCCTTGTTTACGCCGTTTAAAAACCTCGGCGTGATTGTTATTGATGAAGAGCACGACAGCTCTTATAAACAGCAGGAAGGATGGCGTTATCACGCGCGTGACTTAGCCGTCTGGCGCGCGCACAGCGAGCAAATTCCGATAATTCTCGGCTCGGCGACGCCTGCGCTGGAAACACTGCTCAACGTGCGCCAGCATAAATATCATATGCTGCGCCTGACGCGTCGCGCCGGAAATGCGCGACCAGCGACGCAGCATGTACTTGATTTAAAAGGCCAGCAGTTGCAGGCGGGGCTTTCTCCGGCGCTGATTAACCGCATGCGTCAGCATTTGCAGGCGGATAATCAGGTGATCCTGTTCCTCAATCGTCGCGGTTTCGCGCCCACATTGCTGTGCCACGACTGCGGCTGGATAGCCGAATGTCCGCGCTGCGACAGCTACTACACACTGCACCAGTCGCAGCATCATTTGCGTTGCCACCACTGCGACAGCCAGCGCCCGATCCCGCGCCAATGCCCTTCCTGCGGCTCGACGCACCTGGTGCCGGTTGGCCTGGGAACGGAGCAACTGGAACAGGTGCTGGCCCCGCTCTTCCCCGGCGTACCGCTTTCCCGTATCGACCGCGACACGACCAGCCGCAAAGGTGCGCTGGAACAATATCTGGCGGAAGTGCATCGCGGCGGCGCGCGTATTCTGATTGGCACCCAGATGCTGGCAAAAGGCCACCACTTCCCGGACGTCACGCTGGTTGCCCTGCTTGATGTCGATGGCGCGCTTTTCTCGGCAGATTTCCGCTCGGCAGAACGTTTTGCCCAACTTTACACCCAGGTTTCCGGGCGCGCAGGCCGTGCAGGTAAACAGGGCGAAGTGGTTTTACAAACGCACCATCCGGATCACCCGTTGCTGCAAACGCTGCTGTATAAAGGCTACGACGCCTTTGCCGAGCAGGCGCTGGCCGAGCGCCAGACAATGCAGCTTCCGCCGTGGACCAGCCACGTGCTGATCCGCGCGGAAGATCACAACAACCAGCAGGCGCCAGTGTTCCTGCAACAGCTGCGTAATCTGTTGCAGGCCAGCCCGCTGGCGGATGACAAACTGTGGGTTCTCGGCCCGGTTCCCGCCCTCGCGCCGAAACGCGGCGGGCGTTATCGCTGGCAAATCTTGCTGCAACACCCTTCCCGCGTGCGCCTGCAACATATCGTCAACGGCGCGCTGGTCCTCATCAATACGCTACCGGAAGCGCGCAAAGTGAAGTGGGTCCTCGACGTTGACCCGATTGAAGGTTAA
- a CDS encoding YiiX family permuted papain-like enzyme yields MKPCFLALGLALAYPAYAWEPQTGDIIFQISQSSQSKAIQLATHSDYSHTGMIVIREKKPYVFEAVGPVIYTPLQKWIRHGKDGKYIVRRVDGGLSAQQKQKLAQTAKRYLGKPYDLAFSWSDDRQYCSEVVWKVYDKALGMKLGKLQKLKDFDLSNPTVQAKLKERYGKNVPLNETVISPQAVFDAPGLETVDKKWPLFSW; encoded by the coding sequence ATGAAACCCTGTTTTCTGGCATTAGGCCTGGCTTTGGCTTATCCGGCTTATGCCTGGGAGCCGCAAACCGGCGACATCATCTTTCAAATTTCTCAATCTTCACAAAGTAAAGCCATTCAGTTGGCCACCCATTCTGACTATAGTCACACCGGCATGATTGTTATCCGCGAGAAAAAACCGTATGTCTTCGAGGCCGTTGGTCCGGTTATCTATACGCCGCTGCAAAAATGGATAAGGCACGGAAAAGACGGGAAATATATCGTGCGTCGTGTGGACGGCGGGTTATCGGCTCAGCAAAAACAGAAGCTGGCACAAACCGCGAAGCGCTATCTCGGTAAACCTTACGATCTGGCCTTTTCCTGGAGCGATGACCGCCAGTACTGCTCTGAAGTGGTGTGGAAGGTGTATGACAAAGCGCTGGGAATGAAATTGGGTAAGCTGCAAAAACTGAAGGATTTCGATCTCAGTAATCCGACGGTGCAGGCCAAACTGAAAGAACGCTACGGCAAGAATGTGCCGCTCAATGAAACCGTTATCTCCCCGCAGGCCGTGTTTGATGCGCCGGGGCTGGAAACGGTTGATAAAAAGTGGCCGTTATTTTCGTGGTAG
- the hslV gene encoding ATP-dependent protease subunit HslV codes for MTTIVSVRRNGHVVIAGDGQATLGNTVMKGNVKKVRRLYNDKVIAGFAGGTADAFTLFELFERKLEMHQGHLVKAAVELAKDWRTDRMLRKLEALLAVADETASLIITGNGDVVQPENDLIAIGSGGPYAQAAARALLENTELGARDIAEKALDIAGDICIYTNHFHTIEELPSKA; via the coding sequence GTGACAACAATAGTAAGTGTTCGCCGTAACGGCCACGTCGTAATCGCCGGTGATGGACAGGCTACGCTTGGCAATACCGTGATGAAAGGCAACGTGAAGAAAGTCCGTCGCCTGTACAACGACAAAGTGATTGCCGGTTTCGCTGGCGGCACCGCTGATGCCTTCACTCTGTTCGAACTGTTCGAACGTAAGCTTGAGATGCACCAGGGCCATCTGGTGAAAGCCGCCGTTGAGCTGGCGAAAGACTGGCGTACCGACCGTATGCTGCGCAAGCTGGAAGCCCTGCTTGCCGTTGCGGATGAAACCGCATCCCTCATCATTACCGGGAACGGCGACGTCGTTCAGCCGGAAAATGACCTGATTGCTATCGGTTCTGGCGGCCCGTACGCCCAGGCCGCAGCCCGTGCCCTGCTGGAAAACACCGAACTGGGCGCGCGCGACATTGCTGAGAAAGCGTTGGATATTGCAGGCGATATCTGCATCTACACCAACCACTTCCACACCATTGAAGAATTACCGTCTAAAGCGTAA
- the rpmE gene encoding 50S ribosomal protein L31, protein MKKGIHPNYVEITATCSCGNVIKTHSTAGHDLNLDVCGACHPFYTGKQRDVATGGRVDRFNKRFSIPGSK, encoded by the coding sequence ATGAAAAAAGGTATTCACCCGAATTACGTAGAAATTACTGCAACTTGTTCTTGCGGTAATGTTATCAAGACTCACTCCACTGCGGGTCATGATCTGAACCTGGACGTTTGTGGCGCATGCCACCCGTTCTACACTGGTAAGCAGCGTGACGTTGCTACCGGTGGTCGTGTTGACCGCTTCAACAAGCGTTTCAGCATCCCGGGCAGCAAATAA
- the cytR gene encoding DNA-binding transcriptional regulator CytR — translation MKAKKPVVAATMKDVAMQAKVSTATVSRALMNPEKVSQATRTRVEQAALEVGYLPQAQGRNMKRNESRTILVIVPDICDPFFSEVIRGIEVTAASQGYLVLIGDCAHQNQQEKTFIDLIITKQIDGMLLLGSQLPFDASIEEQRNLPPMVMANEFAPELGLPTVHIDNLTAAFNAVNYLHELGHKRIACIAGPEEMPLCHYRLQGYVQALRRSGITVDPAYITRGNFTYEAGAKALEQLLALPQPPTAVFCHSDIMALGAFSCAKRHGLKIPDDLSIIGFDNISLAEFCDPPLTTVSQPRFDIGREAMLLLLNQLSGQYVDSGSRLLDCELVIRGSTQKI, via the coding sequence GTGAAGGCTAAAAAACCGGTTGTGGCCGCAACCATGAAAGACGTTGCTATGCAGGCGAAAGTCTCTACGGCAACCGTATCACGCGCATTAATGAACCCCGAGAAGGTCTCGCAGGCAACGAGAACTCGCGTTGAGCAGGCCGCACTGGAAGTGGGTTACCTCCCGCAGGCGCAGGGGCGTAACATGAAACGCAATGAATCCCGCACCATTCTGGTCATCGTGCCGGATATCTGCGACCCGTTCTTTAGCGAAGTGATCCGCGGCATCGAAGTCACCGCCGCCTCGCAGGGGTATCTGGTGCTGATTGGCGACTGCGCGCACCAGAATCAGCAGGAAAAAACCTTCATCGATTTAATCATTACCAAGCAGATCGACGGTATGTTGCTGCTCGGTTCACAGCTGCCGTTTGATGCCAGCATTGAAGAGCAGCGCAACCTGCCGCCGATGGTGATGGCCAACGAATTCGCCCCGGAGCTGGGGCTGCCGACGGTGCACATCGATAACCTCACCGCCGCGTTCAATGCCGTAAACTACCTGCACGAGCTGGGTCATAAACGCATTGCGTGTATCGCCGGGCCGGAAGAGATGCCGCTGTGTCACTACCGCTTACAGGGGTACGTGCAGGCGCTGCGCCGCAGCGGTATCACGGTAGATCCGGCGTACATCACGCGCGGCAACTTTACCTACGAAGCGGGCGCTAAGGCGCTTGAGCAGCTTCTGGCGCTGCCGCAACCGCCGACCGCCGTGTTCTGCCATAGCGATATCATGGCGCTCGGCGCGTTTTCCTGCGCCAAACGTCACGGTCTGAAAATCCCGGACGACCTGTCGATTATCGGCTTTGATAACATCTCGCTGGCGGAGTTCTGCGATCCTCCACTCACCACCGTTTCTCAGCCGCGTTTCGACATTGGTCGGGAAGCGATGCTGTTATTACTGAATCAGCTCAGTGGACAATATGTCGACAGCGGTTCGCGTTTGCTGGACTGTGAACTGGTGATTCGCGGCAGCACTCAAAAAATATGA
- the metJ gene encoding met regulon transcriptional regulator MetJ, whose translation MAEWSGEYISPYAEHGKKSEQVKKITVSIPLKVLKILTDERTRRQVNNLRHATNSELLCEAFLHAFTGQPLPNDEDLRKERSDEIPEEAKVIMRELGIDPETWEY comes from the coding sequence ATGGCTGAATGGAGCGGCGAATATATCAGCCCATACGCTGAGCACGGTAAGAAGAGTGAGCAAGTAAAAAAAATTACGGTTTCCATTCCTCTGAAGGTGTTAAAGATCCTCACCGATGAACGCACGCGTCGTCAGGTGAACAACCTGCGTCACGCCACCAACAGCGAACTGCTGTGTGAAGCGTTCCTGCACGCATTCACCGGGCAACCGCTGCCTAACGATGAAGACCTGCGTAAAGAGCGCAGCGATGAAATCCCGGAAGAGGCGAAGGTGATTATGCGTGAACTGGGGATTGACCCGGAGACGTGGGAGTACTGA
- the ftsN gene encoding cell division protein FtsN — MAQRDYVRRSQQAPSRRKKSTSRSSRKNQSSFPAVSPAMVAIAAAVVVAFIGGLYFITHHKKEDSETLQSRQMTGNGLPPKPEERWRYIKELESRQPGVRAPTEPSAGGEVMNPNQLTDEQRQLLAQMQADMRQQPTQLTEVPWNEQTPEQRQQTLQRQRLAQQAQQAQQQQWAQTQPVQQPRAQQQTQQPARQAQTTQQPPRQTQQPKAAASNQQPYQDLLQTPAHTTTSAPKQQAAAPVTRETTPPKATEKKDERRWMVQCGSFKGAEQAETVRAQLAFEGFDSRITTNNGWNRVVIGPIKGKDNADGTLNRLKMAGHGNCIRLASGG, encoded by the coding sequence GTGGCACAACGAGATTATGTACGCCGCAGCCAACAGGCTCCTTCGCGGCGCAAAAAGAGCACCTCACGGAGTTCGCGGAAAAATCAAAGTAGCTTCCCGGCGGTATCACCGGCGATGGTGGCCATTGCCGCCGCGGTGGTCGTCGCCTTTATCGGTGGTTTGTACTTTATTACCCATCATAAAAAAGAAGATTCTGAAACGCTGCAAAGCCGTCAGATGACAGGGAATGGTCTACCGCCGAAACCGGAAGAGCGCTGGCGCTACATTAAAGAACTGGAAAGCCGCCAGCCGGGCGTGCGTGCGCCAACGGAACCGTCTGCGGGCGGGGAAGTCATGAACCCGAATCAGTTGACCGACGAACAGCGCCAGTTGCTGGCGCAAATGCAGGCCGATATGCGCCAGCAGCCAACGCAGCTGACGGAAGTACCGTGGAACGAGCAAACGCCGGAACAACGCCAGCAAACGCTGCAACGTCAGCGTTTAGCGCAGCAGGCGCAACAAGCGCAACAGCAGCAATGGGCGCAAACGCAGCCTGTGCAGCAGCCGCGCGCGCAACAGCAGACACAGCAACCGGCACGCCAGGCGCAAACCACACAGCAGCCGCCGCGTCAGACGCAGCAGCCGAAGGCGGCCGCTTCTAACCAGCAGCCGTATCAGGATCTGCTGCAAACGCCTGCGCACACCACGACGTCAGCGCCTAAACAGCAGGCCGCCGCGCCGGTGACGCGTGAAACGACGCCGCCTAAGGCAACCGAGAAAAAAGACGAGCGCCGCTGGATGGTACAGTGTGGTTCGTTTAAAGGCGCAGAGCAGGCCGAAACCGTGCGTGCACAGCTGGCGTTCGAAGGGTTTGATTCACGTATCACCACCAACAACGGCTGGAATCGCGTCGTCATCGGGCCTATCAAAGGCAAAGATAACGCCGACGGCACCCTCAACCGCCTGAAAATGGCCGGTCACGGAAACTGCATAAGACTCGCTTCCGGGGGTTGA